In the Triplophysa dalaica isolate WHDGS20190420 chromosome 8, ASM1584641v1, whole genome shotgun sequence genome, ttgtatttcaatAAACTGCCAGTGTTAGATTACTTGGGCACTAAAATCAGAAATTGAATTTAAACTACATGACAAAAGGTATAGTCTGTCATTTTTGGAAATGTGAttgaacaatattttaattctaATCAAAAAGTgtaataagtttatttttattgtttttattttgattagacactttataaaaattgaatgtaaattaattttgaaCTAAGTACAATCTTTCATTAACTACACATAAACACAGGTTTGGGAAACCCGACAGTAAGTCTTCCATCAATCACAGATATTTGCATTTCTAAAGAGAGACTTTCTAGAATTCTATGATGTATAAGTGCTTCTGGTCGAATCTCATGCTCAtgctattatattatataaatgttctGAATTCAGATTACACCACCCCATAAATCCCCCGTATACAGTCAGCTTTTCCATTCTCTCGTGTGACTATTCTGTGTTAGTCCTCCCCCTCAGATAAAACAATTTACatagtttcaaataaaaatcttataaaaaattaagagattaaaaagaacaaagtaatataaataatgtcatGTAATGATTGAAGTAAAAGTACTCTGATTATgactatttaaaaaatccatataatttaataaaaaatctgattgtGTCACCAGCCAGCACACTGTGAAATAGATTAATGTGTCTGAAATCTGAATCAGCAATCATTTAATCACTATATTAaggattttaaagggaaaaaatgTGATTCCAACTCgatattattttctttgttatgtGACTGTGAGCTCGATCCTAAACACAGCATCTCTCACTATTCTGTGAATGATATTAGGTGCTCTTGGAAGCAAAGCTGAGTGTACGTATAAAGCCGTGGGTAAAAAGTTTGTGATTCCTGTGAATGATGCTGAAGAAGAAATACCTCCTGACAGCAGCTTGACCTGGACTCATAATGAgacaatagtttttttaaagaagggttcaaatataaaaacaaaaacacacaacataaacaccAGAGGATCTCTGATACTGGAGAAGCTACAGATCATTCACTCTGGAAAATACACGGCTACAGGCTTCAATAAAGATGGAACATCACGAAAGGGATCATCCCTACAGCTGTGTGTGcgaggtgtgtgtgtctgtgctctCATTTCTCTTCTCTAATGTTACTCAAGACCTCACCGGACCAGCCGTGTCATCTGATGTTTCTGCATTTCAGATCCAGTGCTTGAGCCTACAGTCACAGTAAAGTGTGAAGAAAGCGGAGCCGTTCTCACCTGTGGAGCTTCAAACAACACTGAGACCACTGTTCTCTGGATTAAGAACGgaaatgaaatgttaaatgtgccaAATACAGTTTTACACGTCGACTCGTCCGATCTCAAACATCGATTCTCATGTAACGTGAGAAATGAGATCAGTAATAAGACATCAAAAGATGTTCAACCAGGGTGCTTTCACACAGGTACTGTATGATACATGTTAAAGTGCACTGAGCATTTagacaaacatgtttacattaaacCTATCGCTGATGTATTTGAGGTCCAACCAGTGAGAAAAGTGATGAGAAAAACAATAACAGCAACAATGGTAATGATCCTCGTTTCACAGATAGaatgtttctttataataatataatgttagATGGTGAAACGTCATATACAATTATTGCATGGCACTTAGAAATagttgattctgattggttttATGTGTTGACTGATGATGTAAACTCACTGTTTTCATGTTAAGTCTTCCAAATTTAGCTGATTTaagtaaaagaaaatgtttttaatgttgcgTTTTATTTAGATTCTTCTGAAAAGACATATTTGTTTGGATTGGATTTGTGGTGGACGTTGGTGCTTGTGTCAGGAGTAGGAATTGTGATGCTCATCGTCGTCTGCTTAGGCTGTGTTTGCTGTCAAAAAAAGGGCAGAAAAGCAAGAGgtacatttacagtaaactgttttaagaaacatttcatGCTGCTTTTACCTTCACAGAATCACTCAATGAatttatctgtgtttattcatGTGAAACTCATTGACATGtatgtgctgtgtgtgtgtttagaagaAGAAGAGTACCGGCTCACTGCTCTAGTGTCGTCGGATCAATCGGATCAGACAACTGAAAGATCTGAAAGATTAGCTAAAAGCCAGCGTCCTCTTCCACCCGTCCCCGGCCCCGGCCCCGGCACTCGCTGTCCTCCATCTCCCCCCTACATGTGAACTCACCTGACTCTCACTCTTTACATCACATCTTTACACAGACAAAATTACAccaaatataaatgaacattagTTCCTGTGTATGTTGGACACTTGCTGACTTCTTTTCCTTAGTCCAAGCCATACAAAAAAAACAGGTGGACATATGTAGTTAAAAACTGTACTTGGGTGACCTTTAGATCAGATGATCTAGAAAATCATGTGTTCATGTCAAGACATTTGACTGGTAGTGAATTAAAACGTATAAGATTTTGTtctatttagatatatttatttcagtttaaacaaacaacaagtCAAACGatgttgaataaatgatttgtttttgacTGAAACTAGGTCATTTCCGTGTATTTACTGGAGGAATGTGCTCATGTAGACCACCGTTATTCATCGTGTGCATGTAGAACAGACGTAGTGAAGCACTTTTCCTGTTTAAACTGATCTTTCTGAAGTGTGGTTGCACCGTCTCATCTGAGACAAAGCACTGCTTGCGTCTCTAACGCTGTGTAAATGTTACGCAGGTAAACCAAACAACCACACTGACACAATACATCACAGTTTAATTACTGCAGTCTCAATGATCTTCAATCCATCGCTCCGTGcttaaacaacaagaaattaCAAATGACAGTTATTGTATTTACTGATCATTTTAAACCCGAAGGACTTTCATttttcagcaaaacacaaaagaatatatgtGGAAGAATTGTGTGCGTTCGGTTCTGAGCATTCTTcaatattaatttttttgtgttctgttaaagaaagaaagtcatttttggaATGGTGGATGTTTACCATTAAAAGTGAGATCTGGACCTCTGTGATGTTAATAGTGGGAAAAGATCAGGATGATGAAGACCTTGACAAATATGAGTGAGCAATCACATTTAACCACTGTAGCACATTTCAATAACAGTACGACCGCTGACATATGGGTGTTGTTCCTGTGGCTCGGTGGTAAGGGCATCGTGTTAGCAGCATGAAAGGCTGTGTGTTTGATTCCCAGCTAACAGAAACTTTAAAAATCTACTTATGATCACATGCGTGCCAAATATGTGTTCTCTATTCAGAGTAAAGGTGCTTTTACATTGATCtgtagttttattcatttagcagtcACTTTTATTTCAATTGAAGGGATATATGCATCATTTCAATCTGACATTTAATCTGCTTGATCTCTACAGTTGAAGAGAAGCACAGTTTTGGATACACATCGTCAACTGTAATGTTCCAAGATACAGAAACTTGTGATCTGAGACTTGACAGTAGAAAgaaaatttgaattaaaaaaaaaactgcacttttattaatgtttgtattttattggaTTCAAATGGCTTTTCAGATGTAAGATACACAACCCGTCAAAAAAATTCACACACTCTTATATTTCATTGGACCCCTTTTAGCTTTGATTACAGCACGCTTACGCTTTGGCATCGTTTCAATAAGCTTCTGCAATGTCcagattataatttttttcacatCCAGTGTTGCATTCATTTAGCCAAGATCTTGTTTTGATGATCCGCTGCGCAACGTCTtctccagcacatcccaaaCATTCTCAATGGGGTGAAGGTGTTGACTCTGTGGTGGCCAAaccatgtgtgaaaatgtgaCCCTGAACAACAAAACCTGTCTCATGGGggaattttttgaaattgagattttaacattAGTGATATGTCGTTCGCGAGCGAGCCGGCTCTAAGAGCCGATTCTTTGTAGCAAACGAGAAGAGTACTCGTTTGAGAACTCCCACCAAGGAGAGACGAATCTTTAGCCGCAGGTAGGGGTGGGACTTTATTTGGATGGGCACACCATGC is a window encoding:
- the si:dkey-11f4.20 gene encoding uncharacterized protein si:dkey-11f4.20 isoform X1, which translates into the protein MSFSSENITVSFNTTMMQNVTILLFITVFFSGALGSKAECTYKAVGKKFVIPVNDAEEEIPPDSSLTWTHNETIVFLKKGSNIKTKTHNINTRGSLILEKLQIIHSGKYTATGFNKDGTSRKGSSLQLCVRDPVLEPTVTVKCEESGAVLTCGASNNTETTVLWIKNGNEMLNVPNTVLHVDSSDLKHRFSCNVRNEISNKTSKDVQPGCFHTGPTSEKSDEKNNNSNNDSSEKTYLFGLDLWWTLVLVSGVGIVMLIVVCLGCVCCQKKGRKAREEEEYRLTALVSSDQSDQTTERSERLAKSQRPLPPVPGPGPGTRCPPSPPYM
- the si:dkey-11f4.20 gene encoding uncharacterized protein si:dkey-11f4.20 isoform X2; this encodes MSFSSENITVSFNTTMMQNVTILLFITVFFSGALGSKAECTYKAVGKKFVIPVNDAEEEIPPDSSLTWTHNETIVFLKKGSNIKTKTHNINTRGSLILEKLQIIHSGKYTATGFNKDGTSRKGSSLQLCVRDPVLEPTVTVKCEESGAVLTCGASNNTETTVLWIKNGNEMLNVPNTVLHVDSSDLKHRFSCNVRNEISNKTSKDVQPGCFHTDSSEKTYLFGLDLWWTLVLVSGVGIVMLIVVCLGCVCCQKKGRKAREEEEYRLTALVSSDQSDQTTERSERLAKSQRPLPPVPGPGPGTRCPPSPPYM